The following proteins are co-located in the Haloarcula marismortui ATCC 43049 genome:
- a CDS encoding IS5-like element ISHma8 family transposase, with product MSKISRFTSKVVQLAKNAVGERGEVAAPEGGGGFAEYAVVSLHCLRVYLKKSYREALDLLNEMPQILGEIGRVKADLPDHSTLVKWFDRIKTALWRVLLRLSAQLHGPSGHAAIDATFFDRENASKHYCRRTNYRVQTLKATALVDTESRAILDVHCTTEKRHDTQLGWQVARRNAGDLASLAADKGYDWMDLREKLREEGVRPLIKHREFRPIDHAHNARIDGPRYRQRAMCETVFSTIKRTLGDAVRARTWYGEFRELVLMCTVHNIKQSLKP from the coding sequence ATGTCGAAAATTTCCCGCTTCACAAGCAAAGTCGTTCAGTTAGCTAAAAATGCTGTTGGTGAGCGAGGCGAAGTCGCCGCCCCCGAAGGGGGTGGCGGCTTCGCCGAGTATGCGGTGGTGTCGCTACACTGTCTACGGGTTTACCTGAAAAAATCTTACCGAGAAGCACTTGATTTGCTGAACGAGATGCCACAAATACTCGGGGAGATCGGCCGCGTCAAGGCCGATCTCCCCGACCACTCGACACTGGTCAAGTGGTTTGACAGAATCAAGACAGCACTCTGGCGAGTGCTGCTGCGCCTCTCGGCGCAGCTGCACGGCCCAAGCGGCCATGCCGCTATCGACGCGACGTTTTTCGACCGAGAAAACGCTAGCAAGCACTACTGTCGCCGGACGAATTACCGTGTTCAAACGCTCAAAGCAACTGCTCTCGTCGACACAGAAAGCCGGGCTATTCTGGATGTTCACTGTACGACTGAGAAACGCCACGACACACAGCTCGGCTGGCAGGTCGCCCGCCGCAACGCGGGCGACCTCGCCAGCCTCGCTGCCGACAAAGGCTACGATTGGATGGATTTACGCGAGAAACTCCGAGAAGAAGGCGTGAGACCACTAATTAAACATCGTGAGTTCCGGCCCATCGATCACGCGCATAACGCGCGGATCGATGGGCCTCGATACCGTCAGCGAGCAATGTGTGAGACCGTTTTCTCGACGATCAAGCGCACGCTCGGCGACGCCGTGCGTGCGCGAACTTGGTACGGTGAATTTCGTGAACTCGTCCTGATGTGTACGGTTCACAACATCAAGCAGTCTCTGAAACCGTGA
- a CDS encoding DUF7344 domain-containing protein, with product MSIAETTSEPTATEAEESVTDESPSADSPSDDELTRDDLFHVLQCRRRRLVLKYLHEHPGDEPADMSDIAEHIAALEHDTTVDSLRSKERQRVYIALYQSHLPKMDDAGVINYNQDRGLVEATALANSFDKYLDEEPTLLSTTAAESTPSTESVTEHARTAAHTSAGERWSGRYLGTACATLIAVGGLALSGTTVSGVAVALVVSVVFVALAASHRLSLSAPQSVADRLRAALDAVR from the coding sequence ATGTCGATAGCTGAAACGACTTCCGAACCCACGGCAACCGAGGCTGAGGAGTCCGTGACAGACGAGTCACCGTCTGCGGACTCCCCATCGGACGACGAACTCACCCGCGACGACCTCTTCCACGTTCTCCAGTGTCGCCGTCGCCGTCTGGTCCTCAAGTACCTCCACGAGCACCCCGGCGATGAGCCGGCTGATATGAGCGACATCGCAGAACACATCGCGGCGCTGGAACACGACACGACGGTCGACTCGCTCCGCTCGAAAGAGCGCCAGCGCGTCTACATCGCGCTGTACCAGTCCCACCTCCCAAAGATGGACGATGCGGGCGTCATCAACTACAACCAGGACCGGGGACTCGTCGAAGCGACCGCGCTCGCGAACTCCTTCGATAAATATCTCGACGAGGAGCCAACGCTTCTGTCGACGACGGCTGCGGAGTCGACGCCGTCGACCGAGTCAGTCACTGAGCACGCTCGGACAGCTGCCCACACATCGGCCGGTGAGCGGTGGTCCGGTCGGTATCTCGGGACCGCGTGTGCGACACTGATTGCGGTCGGTGGACTCGCACTCAGCGGGACCACAGTGTCAGGCGTCGCAGTCGCGCTCGTCGTGAGTGTGGTGTTTGTAGCACTGGCGGCGAGCCATCGGCTGTCACTGTCAGCACCGCAGTCGGTTGCTGACCGGCTACGTGCCGCTCTCGATGCGGTTCGGTAA
- a CDS encoding AbrB/MazE/SpoVT family DNA-binding domain-containing protein — translation MGETTKVTEKGQTTIPRDLREKYGIEPGDSVEWVETEDGVMLTKAVDGGGRGMLVPDDTDEDTREEIAQELTQRIHDRRTKETPDT, via the coding sequence ATGGGTGAAACGACGAAAGTCACGGAGAAGGGGCAAACGACGATTCCACGTGATCTCCGTGAGAAGTACGGTATCGAGCCGGGTGACAGCGTGGAGTGGGTCGAGACAGAAGATGGCGTCATGCTAACGAAGGCAGTCGACGGCGGCGGACGCGGAATGTTGGTGCCCGATGATACTGATGAGGACACGCGCGAAGAAATCGCACAGGAACTGACTCAGCGGATACACGACCGGCGGACGAAGGAGACGCCCGATACGTGA
- a CDS encoding IS1096 element passenger TnpR family protein: MAIYVFRVWLHPNPPLGFEPGEEVWRDIEVDGSHTLAEFHEAIFEAYERWDSHAYEFITRDEDGIALRSYVHPQLYDGGASWRPMDVEEIDRFIEQAVPDDATEAAKERFRDLQSNPPPEGNTAETTVDELDLDEVGALSYIFDMADNWDHYIGLQEAREGSLDCDPIVVDKQGTAPSQYPDLDEQ, translated from the coding sequence ATGGCGATTTACGTATTCCGGGTCTGGCTCCACCCGAATCCACCGCTGGGATTCGAGCCCGGCGAGGAAGTCTGGCGCGACATTGAGGTCGACGGCTCGCACACGCTGGCAGAGTTTCACGAGGCAATTTTCGAAGCGTACGAGCGATGGGACAGCCACGCCTACGAGTTCATCACGCGCGACGAGGACGGGATTGCGCTCCGGAGTTACGTCCACCCACAGCTCTACGACGGCGGGGCAAGTTGGCGACCTATGGACGTCGAGGAGATCGACCGCTTCATCGAACAGGCCGTGCCCGACGACGCGACCGAAGCGGCCAAAGAGCGGTTTCGTGACCTCCAGTCGAATCCGCCGCCCGAAGGCAACACCGCTGAGACAACAGTCGACGAACTCGATCTTGACGAGGTCGGCGCACTCTCCTATATCTTCGATATGGCCGACAACTGGGACCACTACATCGGACTCCAGGAGGCTCGCGAGGGGTCGCTGGATTGCGACCCGATCGTCGTCGACAAACAGGGCACGGCACCGTCCCAGTACCCCGACCTGGACGAACAGTAA
- a CDS encoding helix-turn-helix domain-containing protein → MPMGDAVSVKRWLSEAELDHQLKAADSGKRARRLGFIKNLYRGDSVTEAIVREGRSESTGYRWLHRWNDGGLDALLPDYGGGRPPKLSESEQEVFLKRIASQQPVSTETVKSILQTEFDVEYATTYLPRKLEEMGLTYRPPARESVDQQEVLEGIEWDEKTPVDSTRRHPYDGQSSRHKAGWVIAE, encoded by the coding sequence ATGCCAATGGGCGATGCAGTATCGGTAAAACGCTGGCTCTCCGAAGCGGAGTTAGACCACCAACTGAAAGCGGCCGATAGCGGTAAACGCGCCCGGCGACTGGGATTTATCAAGAATCTGTATCGGGGGGATTCGGTTACAGAAGCGATTGTTCGGGAGGGCCGCTCGGAATCAACCGGGTATCGATGGCTACACCGGTGGAACGATGGCGGTCTCGACGCCTTGCTCCCCGATTACGGGGGTGGGCGGCCACCAAAACTCTCAGAGTCAGAGCAGGAAGTGTTCCTCAAGCGGATTGCCAGCCAACAGCCGGTCTCGACAGAGACAGTCAAGTCGATCCTGCAAACCGAGTTTGACGTCGAGTACGCGACTACATATTTGCCCCGGAAACTCGAAGAAATGGGACTCACGTATCGGCCGCCAGCCCGCGAAAGCGTAGACCAACAGGAAGTCCTCGAAGGAATTGAATGGGATGAAAAAACCCCAGTAGACAGCACACGGCGACACCCCTACGACGGGCAGTCGAGTCGGCACAAAGCGGGCTGGGTCATAGCTGAGTAG
- a CDS encoding IS630-like element ISHma2 family transposase, translated as MSGERRKEIVRHLSEDDLDRLLAESTDEKLTERLIFIKRIYKGATLEDAADDVGRSSGTGTRWARRWNKGGLGLLMPNFGGGKPPKLGEDQRQRLLDLLRDGQPWKKQEIQHLINEEFDVEFHPVYLSTFLENLSLSYAIPRTKRPSRPENAEEILDERVGDAFDDEPDDIPHNKCEGDDEEGWVVDEEIRTDGGTVLGFLDTSHPQPWDNSQRLYTVDDPHITRPLVKLDEPAVGFYALSGESVVQFPANQEKERICECLEGIREQNPGQRILLVPDNFSSHVCEYTRRRAHQLGIDLVFLPVGSPDLNPIEQVWKSLKWEASPLIVESAAEYRALLTQLFEQLTTQLSFAASWIEEYLGGHLQKLR; from the coding sequence ATGTCTGGAGAGCGCCGCAAAGAGATCGTCCGTCACCTCAGTGAGGACGATCTCGACCGACTCCTTGCGGAATCTACTGATGAGAAACTCACTGAGCGGTTGATCTTTATCAAACGGATCTACAAGGGAGCAACTCTGGAGGACGCTGCCGACGATGTCGGCAGGTCCTCTGGAACGGGAACACGCTGGGCTCGCCGGTGGAACAAGGGTGGCCTCGGTCTTCTGATGCCGAACTTCGGGGGCGGCAAGCCCCCGAAGCTCGGCGAGGACCAACGCCAACGCCTCTTGGACCTACTTCGTGACGGGCAACCGTGGAAGAAACAAGAAATACAGCACCTCATTAACGAAGAATTCGACGTAGAGTTTCACCCGGTCTACTTAAGCACCTTCCTCGAAAATCTCAGTCTTTCCTACGCAATTCCGCGAACTAAGCGCCCATCACGCCCGGAAAACGCCGAAGAGATTCTCGACGAACGCGTCGGCGACGCGTTCGACGATGAGCCTGACGACATTCCCCACAACAAATGCGAGGGAGATGACGAGGAAGGCTGGGTTGTTGACGAAGAAATCCGTACGGACGGTGGAACCGTCCTTGGATTTCTCGATACATCGCATCCACAACCGTGGGACAACTCCCAGCGACTCTACACCGTAGATGATCCGCATATCACCCGACCGCTGGTGAAGTTAGACGAACCAGCGGTCGGGTTCTATGCCCTCTCTGGTGAGAGTGTCGTTCAGTTTCCCGCCAATCAAGAGAAAGAACGGATCTGCGAGTGTCTTGAGGGGATCCGCGAGCAGAATCCGGGTCAGCGGATTCTGCTCGTCCCAGACAACTTCTCCTCGCACGTGTGCGAGTACACGCGTAGACGAGCCCATCAACTCGGTATCGATCTCGTCTTTCTCCCGGTTGGCTCTCCAGATCTCAACCCAATCGAGCAGGTCTGGAAGAGCCTCAAATGGGAAGCATCACCGTTGATTGTGGAGAGCGCGGCAGAATACCGCGCTCTCCTCACTCAACTCTTTGAGCAACTGACGACTCAACTGAGCTTCGCGGCCTCGTGGATTGAGGAGTATCTTGGCGGGCATCTCCAGAAGTTACGCTAG
- a CDS encoding DUF7342 family protein, translating to MEITDIPDDVYAGDESPPDLDDLESPDSLLKSGPIRERLLDIVTGLRTPTKVSDIADLADCDTETARDYLEWFDGMGLVHRHDGRPVRYERNDAYFQWRRIDRIRENYSDQEIVEALSDAIDQIEEYREQFDADDPDAVSLVEASREMATEDAWEALSEWKTLERRATLLDAARRDHSTSGSSPGHIDA from the coding sequence ATGGAGATCACTGACATTCCCGACGATGTGTACGCTGGCGACGAGTCACCGCCGGATCTCGATGATTTAGAATCGCCTGATTCGCTGCTCAAGAGTGGTCCGATCCGCGAGCGACTCCTCGATATCGTCACCGGGCTTCGAACCCCTACGAAAGTTTCCGACATCGCCGATCTCGCTGACTGCGACACTGAGACTGCCCGCGACTACTTGGAGTGGTTCGACGGGATGGGATTGGTTCACCGTCACGACGGCCGCCCCGTCCGGTACGAGCGCAACGATGCGTACTTCCAGTGGCGACGTATCGACCGCATCCGCGAAAACTACTCCGACCAAGAGATCGTTGAGGCACTGTCAGACGCCATCGATCAGATCGAGGAATACAGAGAACAGTTCGACGCAGACGATCCTGACGCCGTTTCTCTTGTCGAAGCCAGCCGCGAAATGGCAACTGAAGACGCGTGGGAAGCGCTCTCCGAGTGGAAAACGCTCGAACGCAGAGCTACCCTCCTCGATGCGGCGCGTCGTGATCACTCAACTTCTGGTAGTTCTCCCGGTCATATCGATGCCTGA
- a CDS encoding DUF4330 family protein, with amino-acid sequence MADSRSSALLDEDGNLFGLVNVVDALAALLVIAVVVAGAALVLQPEPEPPDPNTTNVTLDLGTQPSYIVTEITEGDTYSPGGDSKLTITDVHLTPQDNQTRVILRATLQGPPDGDSLTYVNAPARLGRPLTIATSRYEVDGQIRAVGGDNSFTQEDTTVVLRDTMATAEARDVTPGDEIRLSGRTVATIEDVAAYTTENSTEQTVFVEAELDTHRQRSDRRFGGTQIRRGQTVTLPAEDYTFDGRIEKVDSGLQPTTTDVLLETTVDAETAGRIAAGDITTVGGYEAAEVRTVTTYATQNPDRKRVLVGLSLATLENAGRQQFGSVAVQRGNNITISTESYALSGTIERVGALEPRGTLTNRTVTLWMTDIRADMADTIEPGMTEASGGETIARVSRVNTEPSVIITTGDNGTVNIADHPYLRDVTITTELRVRESTSGVQFKSESLQQGSTVVINLGTITIEATVVSVGL; translated from the coding sequence ATGGCAGATAGTCGTTCGTCGGCCCTCCTCGACGAGGATGGAAACCTCTTCGGCCTCGTCAACGTCGTCGATGCACTGGCCGCCCTGCTCGTCATTGCGGTCGTTGTGGCAGGCGCCGCACTTGTCCTCCAACCGGAGCCAGAGCCACCTGATCCAAATACTACCAACGTCACCCTCGATCTCGGGACGCAACCGTCGTACATCGTCACAGAGATCACTGAAGGCGATACGTACAGTCCCGGCGGCGATTCGAAGCTCACCATCACAGACGTTCACCTGACGCCGCAGGACAATCAGACACGTGTCATCTTACGCGCTACGCTTCAGGGACCGCCTGACGGGGACAGTCTCACATATGTGAATGCCCCCGCGCGCCTCGGGCGACCGCTAACCATCGCGACGAGTCGATACGAAGTAGACGGCCAGATTCGTGCAGTGGGTGGTGACAACAGTTTCACTCAGGAAGACACGACGGTGGTTCTCAGAGACACCATGGCCACCGCCGAAGCGCGAGACGTCACCCCCGGTGATGAGATCCGACTCAGCGGACGCACTGTCGCGACTATCGAAGACGTAGCTGCATACACAACCGAGAATTCAACCGAACAGACCGTCTTCGTCGAAGCAGAACTCGACACACACAGACAGCGGTCTGACCGCCGGTTCGGCGGCACACAGATCCGGCGCGGACAGACGGTCACGCTCCCGGCCGAAGACTACACCTTCGATGGTCGCATTGAAAAGGTGGATAGCGGCCTCCAGCCAACGACTACCGATGTGCTCCTTGAGACAACCGTCGATGCAGAAACGGCTGGCCGTATCGCTGCCGGCGACATCACTACCGTCGGCGGGTACGAGGCAGCCGAAGTACGAACGGTTACCACGTACGCGACACAGAACCCCGACCGCAAACGCGTGCTCGTGGGGCTCTCGTTGGCCACTCTCGAAAACGCCGGTCGTCAGCAGTTCGGTAGCGTCGCCGTCCAGCGTGGGAACAACATCACTATTTCGACTGAAAGCTACGCGCTCTCCGGCACCATCGAACGTGTTGGCGCACTCGAACCGCGTGGAACGCTCACCAATCGGACGGTAACCCTGTGGATGACCGACATTCGTGCGGACATGGCCGATACGATCGAACCCGGCATGACCGAAGCTAGTGGTGGCGAAACAATCGCTCGCGTCAGCCGCGTCAATACTGAGCCATCTGTCATCATTACGACGGGCGATAACGGCACGGTAAACATCGCTGATCATCCGTACTTGCGTGATGTTACCATCACGACTGAACTCCGGGTCCGCGAGTCGACAAGCGGTGTCCAGTTCAAAAGCGAGTCTCTCCAGCAGGGTTCGACAGTCGTGATCAATTTAGGGACAATCACGATTGAGGCCACAGTCGTCAGTGTCGGCCTCTGA
- a CDS encoding DUF7343 domain-containing protein, giving the protein MRHRIVSGICALLLLLTVASVSVGVAAAADAGQYAEYTVAGNETAPAIQSVEPTQATADGPNGGAFVWEQIDGERASGYRIAVTVTSPQENLTVCARANGSTTCTSVGPNGTAALTTPGRAGLDDLSISLRNTSSNATLDTRSVPLQPIQRAGDIDDDGLNNSNEVARGTNLTDTDTDGDGLLDGSEVHQHGTDPTATDTDEDGVSDRAEIQEGTDPRQGDTDGDGLSDERELALGTNPTVADTDGDGLSDQREASGETDPTDADTDDDGVVDGRELEIGTNPVQADTDADEVADGRELALGTDPTVADTDGDGIADGTELEAGTEPTESDTDSDGLSDGKELAAGTSPTTVDTDGDGLNDGQEVSDLGTDPLAVDSDGDFLTDPQEVAWGTNPNSVLTPAWVTSSLLGFLIGIGLTVAAIRRDWVTGLSAAARLFIYRRLELDREIIEVNREIEATDRVAEADGPDIDVGTAAEAFEHADRELTPDAQLVKLMLQVENGRLHQTDIVEATDWSKAKVSRLLSRMVDEDEVVKIRLGRENLICLERATPAAANSPHAGDIKPPTPGG; this is encoded by the coding sequence ATGAGACACCGGATCGTGAGCGGGATCTGCGCTTTACTCCTCCTCTTGACAGTCGCGTCTGTCTCCGTAGGTGTCGCTGCCGCAGCGGACGCCGGGCAGTATGCTGAATACACAGTGGCGGGCAACGAAACGGCGCCAGCGATACAGTCGGTGGAGCCAACACAGGCTACCGCAGACGGACCGAATGGGGGTGCGTTCGTCTGGGAACAAATAGATGGCGAGCGGGCCAGCGGGTATCGGATCGCGGTCACAGTTACGTCGCCGCAGGAAAATCTCACAGTCTGTGCGCGTGCGAACGGGTCGACGACCTGTACGTCGGTCGGCCCGAACGGAACTGCAGCTCTCACGACCCCCGGAAGGGCGGGACTCGATGATCTCTCTATCTCTCTGCGCAACACGAGTTCTAACGCCACGCTGGATACGCGGTCGGTGCCTTTGCAGCCGATTCAGCGTGCCGGTGATATTGACGATGACGGGCTCAACAACAGCAACGAGGTGGCCCGAGGGACGAACCTCACTGACACCGACACTGACGGTGACGGGCTGTTGGACGGGTCAGAGGTCCACCAGCACGGGACAGACCCAACGGCCACAGACACTGACGAAGATGGTGTCAGTGACAGGGCTGAGATTCAAGAGGGTACCGACCCGCGACAGGGCGACACGGACGGCGACGGGCTCTCGGACGAACGCGAACTGGCACTCGGAACGAATCCGACCGTCGCCGATACTGACGGCGATGGGCTGTCCGACCAGCGAGAGGCGTCTGGCGAGACCGATCCGACCGACGCAGACACGGACGACGACGGCGTCGTCGACGGTCGGGAGCTGGAGATCGGTACGAACCCGGTACAGGCCGACACCGACGCTGATGAGGTCGCTGACGGCAGGGAGCTGGCCCTGGGCACCGACCCGACGGTCGCTGACACTGACGGTGATGGGATAGCAGATGGGACAGAACTTGAGGCGGGGACCGAACCCACCGAGAGTGACACAGATAGTGACGGTCTCAGCGACGGAAAGGAACTGGCGGCTGGCACGTCCCCGACCACCGTCGATACGGACGGCGACGGTCTCAACGATGGACAGGAAGTTTCGGACCTTGGAACGGACCCGCTCGCGGTCGATTCGGACGGTGACTTCCTGACCGACCCCCAGGAAGTCGCCTGGGGAACGAACCCAAACAGCGTGCTGACGCCAGCCTGGGTGACGAGTTCGCTTCTTGGGTTCTTGATCGGGATCGGGCTGACAGTCGCGGCGATCAGGCGTGACTGGGTCACGGGACTCTCCGCGGCGGCCAGACTGTTCATCTATCGCCGCCTCGAACTGGACCGGGAGATAATCGAGGTCAATCGTGAAATCGAGGCGACAGACAGGGTGGCCGAAGCTGACGGTCCAGACATCGACGTGGGCACCGCAGCTGAAGCCTTCGAACACGCCGACCGGGAACTCACCCCTGACGCGCAACTCGTGAAGCTGATGCTGCAAGTCGAGAATGGCCGTCTGCACCAGACCGACATCGTTGAGGCAACAGACTGGTCGAAAGCGAAGGTTAGCCGTCTCCTTTCGCGGATGGTCGACGAGGACGAAGTCGTCAAGATACGTCTCGGCAGGGAGAACCTCATCTGTCTGGAGCGGGCAACGCCTGCAGCGGCAAACTCGCCCCATGCGGGCGACATTAAGCCGCCAACGCCCGGTGGGTAA
- a CDS encoding helix-turn-helix domain-containing protein: MRNTGDQGSATEADQPVNGAGYGPASPSETDETPREKSLGVDLCLSHPELILTDATESSSDITVHPEQMVNDGTSNFLVIEVAGESLDQFETELGRDNTVCGSLVLDWTETNRIYRIEVADSAVQVTPSLVQAGGRALGMEGTGGQWLVHAQFRSQAALSQFRSECSERNITFRLDRLYWTSGEANADVCGLTADQQVALETAHREGYFDVPRGISQAELADKLGISPSAMSQRIRRGMDQVVGSELGLSEE; encoded by the coding sequence ATGCGCAACACCGGCGACCAGGGGTCAGCAACCGAGGCGGACCAGCCAGTCAATGGCGCTGGCTACGGGCCGGCAAGTCCATCGGAGACGGATGAAACACCACGGGAGAAGAGCCTCGGCGTCGATCTATGCCTGAGTCATCCAGAACTGATTCTGACGGATGCAACCGAGAGCAGTTCAGACATAACAGTCCATCCGGAGCAGATGGTTAACGACGGCACGTCAAATTTTCTGGTGATTGAGGTCGCGGGTGAGAGCCTTGACCAGTTCGAAACAGAACTGGGGAGGGATAACACGGTGTGTGGGTCCCTCGTATTAGACTGGACGGAGACGAACCGCATCTATCGAATCGAGGTGGCCGACAGTGCCGTTCAGGTCACGCCTTCACTCGTCCAGGCTGGTGGCCGGGCGCTCGGCATGGAAGGGACGGGTGGGCAGTGGCTAGTGCACGCACAGTTTCGGTCACAAGCGGCACTGTCGCAGTTCCGATCCGAGTGTTCTGAACGGAACATCACATTTAGACTTGATCGGCTGTACTGGACCTCTGGAGAGGCAAATGCCGACGTATGCGGACTGACCGCAGACCAGCAGGTCGCACTTGAGACGGCACACAGAGAGGGGTACTTCGACGTGCCTCGTGGCATCTCACAGGCTGAGCTGGCGGACAAACTCGGTATTTCACCATCAGCGATGTCACAACGGATTCGGCGCGGTATGGATCAGGTCGTTGGGTCGGAGCTCGGACTGTCCGAAGAGTAA